CCCGAAAAGGTCATAGGAGCGGTCTTGTATTAGATAAGATAGAAGAATGAGAAATATGATTTTCCTAAAGAATCATTGTGCACATTTTTACACGTGcataaaataattcgaaatttcatttttgcatacttTCTTGCATAAACTGAATTAAGTTAAAAACATATATTACATATTCCATCGGAATGTCTTAATTATATCCATGCACCTTTCTTTTCAGATGATTAAGATTTCTATTGTTATCATCTTTTGATATCATATTCCTCCATCCtacaagataaaatattttattgaaaagatttATTGAGCATTTTTTACCAATAACAGGGATCACAGCCATTCAGTAGTTCAATTTAAGGTAAGAAAAggggatttttcagaaaaaaggacgattaaaagggatttcaaaggtgcggtgtttatatttattattgaaaacctTTATTTATAATACACACTAgactaacaataataattttgaaaacaagcattattgaaacaaatgaaatttgtttaaacactcACAAATAAATTAACCAATGTTGATAAacattccactaaagaaatagtaatattttttaatttaaaaaatgtttgaaaaagcaattatctaaacaaattacatttgtttcaataattgaaaatgaataattcattaatttttttaaaatgaaaattaattttgaattatgtgaacaacttccatttgtttgaaaaaggtttcattattctaaaaattcgtcgaactggcagtttattatcgttaaatccataaatttatttatatatttatttattgtttatacaactaaaaaatgttaaaaaaaaattatgttattaacgaTAATAAAATGCCAGTTCgctgaattttgagaaaaaatccttttttaaagaaatggaatatctttacataattaaaagttaattaacaaGTATTAATCAATATCGCACTAgaccaacaataataattttcaaaacgaagactattgaaaaaaatgagatttgTTTAAACACTCACAAATCAATTAACCAATGTTGATAAACATTCCACCAAagaaatagtcatattttttaataaaaaaagaacgtttgaaaaaaacaattatttaatcaaattacgttcgttaacataattaaaaatgaataattaagtgagtgatttgaagttaaaatttggagcgtgtgaagtttttgaggttagaagtAGGGAAATAGTTGCTTGTGAGTAATTTCTTGAACAGAAGGAAGGATTTATTTTTCCTGACAATAAAAAAGTGCTTTCTTTATTGGAATTCTTTATAAgttctcaaaaatgtttaagttttttttgtcttttgatcattttatataaatatttgctTGTTCAGGGGCgcaagaggtaggtgataaaggcgaaaaacgtcacggagctttgtgTAAGGTAGGATGctgacgacgcgaagtccacaaactggcgccagagggcaacagttactggacatTAGCatagagcagaaaaccgtagtgacAGCAACAACTGACGTTGTTGAAAGCATTCGCAGTGGGGGAAGAGTgatgttgatcgcagtgacagcagcggtgatgaaagtgtcGAGAAGTCGACCAGGGAGGaaagggtagcggactcaggtaagGGGAAGCAACCGCGGAagaccctcaaatttacagcgcctcaaCAAGTTAGGCAACGCGGggtcgaacagaagtctggacgaatggcaaaaatgACAAgtgcgactagcagtgaaggggaggaaaaaggGAAAGGAGAGGCAGGGGACGATGATGTAGAAAGGCACAAGGATAACAAGAGAGCTAGAGTTAAACGAAAAACACCCCAGAGAGAGATAGGGGGACGGggtgatgtttaaaaaattggaagatctcataaaagggtttagagaggaatcaagaaagagattggatggcataaatagggatatgaatagacagggaaacgatgtaaggggggaagtgaaaaagataagagaaaatgggaagaatgggataaacgttggaaggaggagaaagacaaggtttggggtaagctagagagcattgaaaatagacagagagaggttcgCGAGCAGAGGTCTAGAgagataaaacagttggaagaacgggtaggtaatctaaaaattaagaatgagcatatggggaaaAAAAGAGAGTGAGGACATAgtaaaagggaatgaaaagaacatctaaagtgaaaatgaaagattgaagaaaagactcagtgaaattgaaagaagattagaaggggaagaaagggcataGAGAAAAAATAACTTAGTAATCATGGGAttgaaagtggagagtgaaacgggagaagtgaaaataaaaaatattttgagagaCATTAGAGTGAAGGTCAGGGTACAAGGATTCAAGAGAATGGGAGGCacgaaggaaggaaaagaaggaatgtttctagtgaAAGTGgtgagtgaggaggagaaaaagaaaattatggtgGGAAACAAATTATTGTGAGGAAGaaggaaaagaattgaagaagatctgacatgaagGGAGAGGACAAGGAGATaaaaaatagagcagagggcttgggtgtagaggaaaaagggccatatggcgTGGATAGGGAGAGGTAGGTTATGGACAAATaaggaggaatggtgctgggacgaagaagtagaagaattaaggaaaaaaggaaaaagtcttaaaaaaggTGGGaagaagggagacgaaaaagagtctggaaataaatcagaggggtttctaaacggcaaaggggaaacaaagtgaagaggaaagaagagggaagggaagagagaaacgtgaaaatagctttctggaatgtgtcaggtttgaacaACAAGAACAAAGGGTTTCGGAAGGAGTTAGAAAACTagaatgtgattatgatgagtgaaacttgggcagatgagaaggactggaaggggacAAAAAAGCTCTCACCGAAAGGTTATGTATGGACAATGCAAacagcaagaaaagaacacgttaaagggagaaagatgggcggcatggtgtgaGGGGTGAAAAAACAATtatcagtaaaagggagaaaagatttGGACATGGTGGAAAAGGAGGGAACAATggtaagaagaattataattgggaaagtagaaattgcggtggtttgtgtatacagaagaagaggggaagaggaaggctggagggTAACAAGGAGGTAAATGGATGAAAAGAAGGaataattggttttaataggatgGGACTTACATGATTGAACTGACGAACAAGCGGGAGGGTTATGAGATGAAGAAACTGaggcatatataaggaactccaaacatagcgAGACgggcagggaggggaggaagaaagcgacatatgatagggagtatgaaggtagggaatgagatagggtctgAGCACTTCGCGGTCATAGCTAAACTAAAAAGAGatgtcagtaagcgcggcagagggaaaAAGGAAATAGGGTGCGAAAGAATAACGAAAATGGGAGTCttgggggtagataaattaaaagagtttaaacaaaagatggaaaagcaAAGGGTTAAATATGAAAAAggggagggaatagactcgtaaACTGAAAGATTAAAGAGGTCGATTGAGAAGGTAAATGATGAGCtaggtactaatgaagaaagagtagggggaaagagaagCTGGTGGGACGAGGCATGctcggagagtaaagagagaatgaaagagtgtgtgagaaaatggagaaaaggggaaatggaaaaGGAGGTTTATACCAGGAGGAAAAAAGATCATGAGCAgatgctggaaagaaaaagacaaagagaaaaggaagaatataaagcaaaagtagaaaaagcgatcaaagaaggtagggtgtggtaTGTGATAAATATGGATAGAGGGGAAAgaaagggcgttaacgaagaaatagaaatggaggaatagaCGAATTATTTTAAGGGTGTATTAGGCGTagagaaaaataagatcaaaggggaaaagtgtaggatagtcaaAGGAGAAATGAAGGAAGGGAATGAGATAACTGAAGAAGatgtggatgaggcaataaatagggtAAAAGGAAACAAGGCGataggagaagatgggatggagaacgaagcgatgaaatATGGCGGAGAAGGAATTAGTGATGGGATGTGGAAAATCTGCAACAAGTTCTGGAAAGGGCAAGGctggccggaagagtggatgaCGGGACTGATGGTACCGCTTGttaagaaaggggaaggaaagaaggtaaaAGAATGCAGAGGGAttactctcatgtcagtcggctataaaatatatgcagaattctcaagaaaaaggttggagagtcaggtcgTACAAAAAGAAAgcatcccacataatcagacgggatttagaaaagggaaggGAACTATAGACAATATCTACGTACTTAGTTACTTAGTAAACCGAAATTTGGAAAGAAAGAAAGGGACACTAGTCGCTTTgtttgtagatttcaaagcagcgtttgacttagtaaacagaaaagtgctatggcaggcaataaAAGAGATGGGtatagaggaaaagttggtggagaggatagaggaaatttttactgaaaccaggattagggtgaaaataggaaagaaaaaagagcaGGTTTTCTCACAggcagaggtctaaggcaaggttGCCCTTTAaatccgttactatttaatatcctgctGGCAGATTTAGAGGAAAATCTAAAGGAGAAAGAAAAAGGAGGAACAGTTTTGGGTAATAGCGAACTATTTTcactagcatacgcggacgatgtagttcctttgcagatgatgagaagggaaTGAActtaatgatgagaatcttcgaagggTATGTGGGAGCAAAAGATCTGACGCTGAGCGTAGAAAAGGCCAACttgatgtgtttcagaaagatAAACACCATAATAGAGTACCTTTGAAGATGAACGGATTAACCGTGGAAAGGGTGAAGGAACTCTGTTACttaagtttttggtttgaggaaGGAGGGGGGAACGAgatgcaggtgaggaaaagaatttaatgtgcgagtaaagtaatgggccatgTTTGgagtataggaaagagaaggttcaagaacgattggaggattagggtctggttgtttgatgcattGGTTTGGGCGGTGTTCTGTTATGTTGTGGatatctggggatggaaggagcataggaaagtagagagcatgcatgagcgatatctgaggtgggtaatgggggttagttGGAGTTGCCCTGGTTatatgttaagagaagagttaggaagagaaaatatggttactagacaaattaagagagcctggaagTTTGAGGAGAAGCTAAATggggagagggaagcagaatagcacaagcatgtttgggcgaaatgcggaacaatgaagcgagacgcaatttgggaaattcaaaatcagaggaataaatgagaaaaatgagaagggtttataatattcgagaaggggttatggagttgcaggacatagagttagagctattagtttaacaaggagaagagagatagaaaaagattgtagattggaggtacaatagatggtatatgatggtcaaagggtcgacggaaccagaatatctgcaaaaaaggggacggagtgagagcatgcagatattggatagatgaagaggagaatttatgtagagtatgtggatacgaaatggagtcatagGCACATGTAtgagagagatgtacaggagaggaagggagaaagttgagtgtggatgagtgtgtaagatggatcttggatggtagtggacagtgagtgatgtggatgaagaaattggaagaagtaagggaaagcaagggattagggcagagccaaacgggtgatcctgaaaaaggacagtgaaaagtgaaaattgttttaaatatcgtgggaaatgcatttttttattgtaagaagaaacggaagccctggaagatcgctcattttaagaattaatgttccctgtgggcacacaagtcctaaacttgtcctatatacatctttcggcggacgtcttaaggacgtcctgaggaccttttaaagacatgaaagtAGTAAGCCCACTGGGTTACTACTGTTAcgattgtttatcctacgtaattcGAAAGAGTAAAATATAAGTAGAaattaagttagactaaggacggaattgtaaatatatgcacAGGGAGCGGAGGCCTTCAAACCCGTGAAAGGGAGAtattaaatacatacaatttttaattatttaaacaatttccatttgtttaaaaagggtttctttttcctaaaaattcgtcGAACTGGCAGTTTATTTTCGTTAAatccaataattaatttatatatttatctattgtttatacaactaaaaaaattttttttatataaatctacGTTAGTAACGGGAATAAAATGCCAGttccatgaattaaaaaaaaccttttttaaagaaatgaaatttgtttacttaaaagtTAATTAACCAGTATTAATCAATATCGCACTaggccaaaaataataatttttaaaacaaacattattgaaacaaatgagATTTGTTTAAATACACACAAATCAATTAACCAATGTTGATAAActttccactaaagaaatagtaatattttttaataaaaaaaaagagtgtttgaaaaaacaattatttaaacaaattacatttgtttcaatattgaaaacgaaaaattcattcatttaaaaaaaattaaaattaatttttaattatgtaaacaaattccatttgtttgaaaaaggtttctttttcctaaaaattcgtcGAACTGGCAGTTCATTATCGCTAAatccaataatttatttatatatttatttattgtttatacaattagacaatattttaaaataaatttacgttATCAACGATAATAAAATGGCAGtacgattaatttttagaaaaaaacattttttatagaaatggaATTTCTTTACATAATTAAAAGCTAATTAACCAGTATTAATGAATATCGAAGTTaaccaacaataataatttataaaacaaacaaTATTGGAACAAATCAGATTTCTTTAAACACTCACAAATCAATTAACCAATGTTGATAAACATTCCACTAAagaccagaaatattttttaataaaaaaaataatatttgaagaaacaattatttaaacaaattacattcgttttaataattgaaaatgaattattcattaattttttgaaaattaaaattaatttttaattatgtaaacaaattctatttgtttaaaaagctatCTTTTCCTACAAATTCGTCGAATTGGcagtttattattgttaaatccactaatttatttatatatttatgtattgtttatgccattaaaatatattttaaaataaatttaccttaggaacgataaaaaaaatgccagatcgatgaatttttagaaaaaaaaaacttttttaaacaaatggcatttgtttacataattaaaagttaattaaccaGTATTAATCAATATCGCACTAGActaacaacaataatttttaaaacaaacgttGTTGAAATAAATGAGATTTGTTTAAACACTCACAAATATATTAACTAATGTTGATAAACATTCCCCTGGCgaaccaaaggaaccgaatggagcctctacaaagtacccgtaaagactccattgggtgctttagaagtgtatcaaatgcggacccGATTGGACGAATCcctcaaaagttagcgtggctacaacattcagataaccatacatacagacagacaccgatcaaatgttatggttttcggattctgtaagtgccgaaacgtaaagatccgttaaaaaccagatattgccaatttggacgattacattacgttctcaggaatgagaatgtaaaaactagaaaaaacagcaaaataaaattttaaatggttgaaattcggattctacgataAAATGCCctgtagaaggtcacggaataattgcaatagttttttttgcaacggtaaaaagttaaaaaaaataagacgtataatgcctgttgactgctacttacaggcgatgcatttgaagtgtagcagtcaacaaacgtccactaaagaaataatatattttttaataaaaaaaaagaatatgtgaaaaaaaaattgtttaaacaaattacatatgtTTCAATCACTGAAAATGAATAaaccaatattaataaatattccactatactaatagtaataatttttagggaaaaaattaatttatgaaaaaaaagttttaaagaaattccacttgtttaaataattaaagattaattaaacaatgttaataaatatttcattaaaccaATATAGATATTTCTAAGTGAAAAAAACGAGAATACGGTGTTTATCTGCAACTAGTTTCCAATTGTGTATACTTCCcgttgggcacaaaatttagcgacgtctttacgacatcgttaagacatctttacgacaactttacgacattctatatccatgtcatttcggtgtctttgcgatatcgtaaagacatcgtcaggtcatacgactgatttgcgatatcgtaaagaccccTTAACGACacggaaataggatgtcgtaaagttgccgtaaagatgtcgtaacgatgtcgtaaagacgtcgccaaactttgtgcccactgggttcatcTACAGAAAAAAACCTGGCCTCAAAATTATTAACTAGATTCCTAGCACAAAGCCGCTGATTAATAATTatctcaaaaatctaaaaaaaactgaGTAATGAAAAGAACGATCAcacggaattaattaaaaattcaataacatttgAGTAtccgtaattattattattccagaAGCCCGTCACGAAAAAGGGGTAGACACTAGAGCTGCCATATCTACGCCAGTTTATACCGGTTTCATCGGTGCAAACGGCTTAAGGTCGGTGGAATCGCATAAAATACGGCGGATCTGAAGATGTGTCTACAAAACTACAAACTTAAATATTGCTATTTATAAAACATGTTCAAACTGATGTCAAAAAGGTGGCAATTGCCACTAGTAGAAATTACCTACTAGAAACATTCACGGCAAAACAACTGAATGGAGATCGAAAAACTGTATTCACCAGCCTTATGTTTCGCTGTTGTTCCACCAGCGGTATAGCTAGGGGGGTGCGAAGGGGGTCGCTGCCCCGGGCCACTGTGTTCCACCATCAAGATTCAGGttagtttccaaaaaaataggATTGAGCTCGTCCTCCAAAGTTTTATGCAGTGGCATAAAACGGCTCCGAGTACGGATCCGAGCACAGCTCCACGTATGCCGTATTTTTTCGAAGAATAGGAGTTCTTCTGATCTGCTGTTGGTTTCAGATTTGCGGACCGGCCGGCGAAGTTTTGGTTTAAGCTTCACCGGCCGGTCCCTGAGTGGTGGGAGCGAAGTGGAAGGCACAGCCAATTTGAGAATCAATACCATAATTTCCGGAAGATGACGGCTAGTTCTAATAGTGAGAAATCCgtttaaattaaaggaatatgAGTTTCAATTCCCAATTTTTCAGTTTGGAAATCCTTTTATCATTTTATCACTTTAATAAGTAATTaggtgataaaataaaataattatatttgggGCAAAATGGATCTGAGACATTTTAGGAGGCATATGCTAACGTAAAATAGAGCGAATCTTGATCAATCAGGAAATTGTAACGAGCAAATGAGGGACTTTACCACTCACCATATTGCGCGATCTGCTCGAGTCCGAGTTCTgcgaaaatcaaatttaataaatcaaaaatagctttttcatagaaattaaaaataaaagaacataCTTTATGCAGACAAGTAACTAAAAAAGTCAGTCATTTAGGttgaaaaggaaaaattaaaaacttcaattacaGTTCAGTTTTTCTTACGTATAGTTCTGAATCTTacaaacataacattattgtCCACTGGGAAAAAACTTGAAATACGTGTTTTGATAACATTATCTATAGTtatatttaacagtaaatttttcaactgataaaaataaatgttgactCAAAAGGAAATAGtgtaagaaaataagaaattaaggAAATACGAAAATTATTGAACACACACACAATTATTCTTGCACTCAAAATACGCTTTCAACCACAAGCTTTGCAAAATAGTTCAACATAccttctgttgttttttttcataacagtatagtgcatttttataaccaatttatttattttgaataacagGAGGTATGTTATACTATTTTGCAAAGCTTGTGGGTGAATgcttattttcagtaaaagaataattttttctttttaaaacttcttttatagtaaacgtaaagattcgttaaaaaccagagatcgaaaatttggacgattaatTACActaatgcttttaattttcatccaaataaaaatgttatttggataatttgcaagtattcttGTCAAGTATCGGAAATATTGACAACActttctgaaacttgaaaaaaaaaattgtctaaaatgttgaaaaagctctaatttttttaattgtgtgctaatcgaaaaattcggctaaaatagtttgaaatgtatttggtatctactgaaaattttgaataaaatttttggatttataaaaaaaaaattttttctattttttgaaaattttcaaattttcgcaaAGTATATAGCTgttccaattttcatgaaaattaaacattttatttcgataatttccaagtctttgacccatctatcagaaactttgacaacaatttttataaatcaacaaaaaattgaaaattttgaaaaagctataatttttaaaattttgggctaatcgaaaaattcgggtagaatagttttgaaatatatttggtatttggtaaaaattttgaatgacatATTTGGatctataaacaaaattttttttctatttttcgaaaattttcaaattgttaaaaatatataactattccaatttcaccaaaataaaaaattttattcagataatttgcaaatcttttacccatttaaaagaaactttcacgacaatttataaaatatcaacaaaaaaaaattcaaaattttgaaaatgctctcaattttttaattttggtttgaaatgtctgattaacgaacttagcctttattttggggaccttcagaagtgtatcaaaatgcggattcgattggacaaatccttcaaaagttagcgtagttacaacattcaggtaaccatacatatagCCATACaaacaccgatgaaattttatggtttgcggattctgtgagtgccgaaatgtaaagatccgttaaaaaccagagattgaaaatttggacgattacattacattctgaggaatgagaatgtaaaaattaagtcgggtggagcctgaccatacctgaaaattaagcaaatagTTTTCCGACCGCtgccgtatgcttggaacaagcgtacattttcttaatttgagaaaatgtattcttagatagaatatcgcattttattattcgaaaactttattgtgttacttcatgtaGAGATGTATTccaatgcagaacatagtttacttccaagaaatcatttctgatacacttcaagaatatattttctgaatctaagaatatgtagtatcggagcaatagactagtgcctcaactgaacactatttctcaacgaaaaaaattgctttcgaaattattgttatataccctaccgaaaagaatctttgagtatatactaaaaattctttaggtcaaagaagctcagagaaattctccacaggcactcaggtagatatttttaaatgtccaggaagctcgtttaaatggtctgaaggctttaaaatatcctttctgaaattgaaataagaatacgatcataaataataagcaaagaggctatctcaatagagtagccgacactcaaggatcctttgttaagctttcggattaaaatttagaagtagatttttttttaatttcatagttaacagcctaaaaaataataactcggaatctacgggtttcgatgatttcagatatctaacttttttttttaatgcttaaaattggaattaatagaacgtttctcgtaaatggaatgagatacgccaaaaaagacaacatttttgaattcaactagaaaattgtatatcagtatataagttataattacaaataagtataatgagaaaattcatcaattaaaaaaagtgataataatttgaagagaaatttaaaaagggagagcggattagccacgaccaactactgtaaataactctgcccgcccggtacgtgacgaatacaaaaggaacattgtattaccgtcgcaccactcttaaaaggaccactaaaaggttcttgaaaaggacccaaatctctgaAACTCACCGATGATTGaaaaccctacctaaactacccaaGCTAGTgttgtgtcctaaccgcgcgctctaccgaatTCGCTATCAAAGCAATTGGATGTCGGTGACAAAATCTCAGGTAAAAATTTCAAGGCAAGGTCGTACCAAGTCGTAtagtgagcctcaaccaacttcaaactaaaagttgttgaacttaatttgaacatacaattttttatttagaaaaatgttagaattgaattttacttatatcAATTAAGGTTCggtactttttttcttaatatatttaaaaatgttataaaatatctaaaattaatgaacaataaacaaaaatgatccatgaaatgcgcagttttcaatttatccaactcttttattgtataataCTCTcgtactcaatttttaatgcaaaataacatttcttaaacaatcatttgaaatatgtgaaaaagcgaagtaagtttcaactatttaacaaggcatttaatactggctgttttcaaatatttaaaacgcttaaaaacgacccaaaggtgataaatgataaagaaaagttgcaagtaaaaaaatgcttcaataacatcaatgacaaaaaataatggtttgctatacaaaaattttcataaaccgcacagttttcaatttatcgaattcttttcttatacgttttttacaaagatttaaatatggaattgctttcctaaaacaacaattgaaaatatgcaaaaaataatttacctttacttattttacaaagggctcaatacttttttctttaaaaatttaaataagaattttatttattttattttattattttatttattttaaaattttttaaataagaaattcaaataaataatttatgatatttaaaaacctttgcaAAACGCACATTTTTCGATTTATGTAATCattgtataatactttttaactcagtttttaatttaaaataacaattcctaaaaaatcattaaaaaatgttgaaaaaattgaccGAAAGCTTAAATagtacctatttaaaaaagtgcgcgatccttcatttttttcaaatataaaatacttcgaaatcagaagaaacaagaattctgtaatcggatgaaaaatatttgtttgcttcctccttgcattctcaatgaatttatttaaaacatttttaattgttcttttataaaatgaaatgcattcttaattaactttttgaaa
The sequence above is drawn from the Belonocnema kinseyi isolate 2016_QV_RU_SX_M_011 chromosome 7, B_treatae_v1, whole genome shotgun sequence genome and encodes:
- the LOC117176683 gene encoding uncharacterized protein LOC117176683, producing MGGTKEGKEGMFLVKVGVLGVEKNKIKGEKCRIVKGEMKEGNEITEEDVDEAINRVKGNKAIGEDGMENEAMKYGGEGISDGMWKICNKFWKGQGWPEEWMTGLMVPLVKKGEGKKVKECRGITLMKEKRAGFLTGRGLRQGCPLNPLLFNILLADLEENLKEKEKGGTVLGNSELFSLAYADDVVPLQMMRRE